One genomic window of Prochlorococcus marinus str. NATL2A includes the following:
- a CDS encoding DUF2811 domain-containing protein: MEFNQIETRIDEMKTDEIRCCENDLDLMSISLEAEVPEALYVGMKDFICGNENWDQSKLISSAIANFLFQNGSDDRAVTEKYLNDIFNL, from the coding sequence ATGGAGTTTAATCAAATTGAAACTCGTATTGATGAGATGAAAACTGATGAGATTAGATGCTGTGAAAATGACTTGGACCTAATGTCTATAAGTCTTGAAGCTGAGGTGCCTGAAGCTCTTTATGTAGGCATGAAGGATTTTATATGTGGGAATGAGAACTGGGATCAATCCAAGCTTATTAGCTCAGCTATCGCTAATTTTCTCTTTCAAAATGGTTCTGATGATAGGGCTGTTACAGAAAAATACTTAAATGATATTTTTAACCTTTAA
- a CDS encoding GMC oxidoreductase produces the protein MIDKPYEVIIIGSGATGGMAALTMAKAGVRVLVIERGPELEIKQAKGTEPCNMIRRLLGVTTGNYQNQPQHPGFWKSNPLLYANKKANPYTHPPKAPFMWTQGNQVGGRSLTWGGITLRLSDEDFEASKEKEYNLEWPISYKDLESHYSEIESFLKIYGNKDDLNQLPNGEYIGKLPFTESESRFASNIKKNLNLPFIHSRGFGPNEDQTKWPRYSSLGSTLKEAARLGKIEILSNHIVDKLVLNKDRKSAKSVIVVNQKNGERSELESNLIILCSSTIQTIRILLSSEESNNSNGLIDPSNSLGMNLMDHISTCRFFSVPIEKNFNDYSDKNNNHLLTGAGSFFIPIGRDSSTKKNFVGGYGIWGGIDRFEPPEVFKKYKNTKTGFLIGHGEVLPNQKNTVSLSNTNDLYGISIPHISIVWRENEKRMVSEMNRMIELIINSGNGKIIPVNEILKIPFTKQILSKSVAIKSDAPPPGYYIHEVGGAPMGNDKGNSVLDNWNRLWECNNVLVVDGACWPTSSWQSPTLTMMAITKRACEKAIRDFKG, from the coding sequence ATGATTGACAAGCCCTATGAAGTCATAATTATCGGTTCAGGTGCAACCGGGGGAATGGCAGCCTTAACAATGGCTAAGGCTGGTGTAAGAGTACTAGTAATAGAAAGAGGTCCTGAACTAGAGATCAAGCAGGCAAAAGGAACAGAGCCTTGCAATATGATTCGGAGACTTTTAGGGGTAACAACTGGAAATTATCAAAATCAACCTCAACATCCAGGGTTCTGGAAATCAAATCCCTTACTGTACGCAAACAAAAAAGCAAATCCTTATACACACCCGCCAAAAGCCCCATTCATGTGGACGCAAGGCAATCAAGTTGGTGGAAGAAGCCTTACTTGGGGAGGGATAACCTTAAGATTATCTGACGAGGATTTTGAAGCCTCAAAAGAAAAAGAATACAACCTCGAATGGCCTATTAGTTACAAAGATCTTGAGTCGCATTATTCGGAAATAGAGAGTTTTCTAAAAATATATGGCAACAAAGACGATCTCAATCAACTACCTAATGGTGAATATATTGGCAAACTTCCATTTACAGAAAGTGAATCAAGATTTGCCTCCAATATAAAAAAAAATTTAAATCTTCCCTTTATACATTCCAGAGGGTTTGGACCAAATGAAGATCAAACGAAATGGCCCAGATATAGCAGTTTAGGCAGCACATTAAAAGAAGCCGCTAGGCTAGGTAAAATAGAAATACTTTCAAATCATATTGTAGATAAATTAGTTTTGAATAAGGATAGGAAGTCTGCAAAAAGTGTTATTGTAGTAAACCAAAAAAATGGAGAGCGAAGTGAATTAGAAAGTAACTTAATAATACTATGTTCATCAACAATCCAAACAATTAGAATTCTATTAAGTTCCGAAGAAAGTAATAATTCAAATGGTCTAATTGACCCCTCTAATTCATTAGGAATGAACTTAATGGATCATATATCAACCTGTAGGTTTTTCAGTGTCCCTATCGAGAAGAATTTCAATGATTATTCAGATAAAAATAATAATCATCTTTTAACAGGAGCAGGTAGCTTCTTTATTCCCATCGGTAGAGACAGCTCAACTAAAAAAAACTTTGTTGGTGGATATGGCATCTGGGGAGGAATAGATAGATTTGAACCACCAGAAGTTTTTAAGAAATATAAAAACACAAAAACTGGGTTCCTTATTGGTCATGGAGAAGTACTCCCAAATCAAAAAAACACTGTTTCTCTCTCAAATACCAATGATCTATATGGTATTTCCATACCGCACATATCAATAGTTTGGCGTGAAAATGAGAAACGAATGGTTTCAGAAATGAACAGAATGATTGAACTTATTATTAATTCTGGTAATGGCAAAATTATTCCAGTGAATGAGATTCTCAAGATTCCATTTACCAAACAAATTTTAAGCAAATCAGTTGCTATTAAAAGCGATGCTCCACCCCCTGGTTACTACATACATGAGGTAGGAGGAGCACCAATGGGAAATGACAAAGGAAATAGTGTTTTAGACAACTGGAATCGTCTATGGGAATGCAACAATGTATTAGTAGTTGATGGAGCTTGCTGGCCTACTTCATCTTGGCAAAGCCCAACATTAACAATGATGGCAATAACTAAGAGAGCTTGCGAAAAGGCAATTAGAGACTTTAAAGGTTAA
- a CDS encoding pentapeptide repeat-containing protein: MFKRLLFFVSAVLFFFYPLPAYSALDYGKQTLIGSDFSNIDLKGATFYLSDLQNSDFSGSDLQGASFFDAKLENANLSNTNMRDVTMDAAILNGANLSNSILEGAFAYNAKFENVIIEGADFTDVLIANDVRNKLCLIANGINSVTNKKTSETLDC, translated from the coding sequence ATGTTTAAACGTCTTCTTTTTTTTGTAAGCGCCGTTCTTTTTTTCTTTTATCCTCTGCCAGCTTATTCAGCTTTGGACTATGGAAAGCAAACCTTGATAGGTTCTGATTTCTCCAATATCGATTTAAAAGGTGCGACTTTCTATTTAAGTGATCTCCAAAATTCTGATTTTTCAGGAAGTGATCTTCAAGGGGCTAGTTTTTTTGATGCAAAGCTTGAAAACGCTAATCTAAGTAATACAAATATGAGAGATGTAACAATGGATGCAGCTATACTTAATGGCGCAAACCTTTCAAATAGCATATTAGAGGGTGCTTTTGCTTACAATGCAAAATTCGAAAATGTTATTATTGAAGGTGCCGATTTTACTGATGTCTTGATCGCAAATGATGTTAGAAATAAACTATGCCTTATCGCAAATGGGATAAACAGTGTGACTAATAAAAAAACAAGTGAAACATTGGACTGTTAG
- a CDS encoding ArnT family glycosyltransferase, with protein sequence MLIKKNINHSKYIFWISILCIWILSTIIDRIWWNLYSITPSWDQADYLNSAIDHARALSFLGADGASDFNSLLDKSPKIPPLASIINGAVIAFAGDAPHQAAWSLSFWNGFFIFNIASWGLYLSGKKLGLFCVLISACSPFLFNLRTDYLLELPLISAITFYLFHLGRWSDKSIGGKWIQLIIATFACSFSLLIKQSSLLVIIPSLLFVFVLSFKRDKKFRLQFLCLVLINILAILPWFFHNWIMILSGTYRAVFESAAIEGDPSILGFKSIFWYFPYLDNQFGSIIFFFGLSGILFAFLTYVRSFRSQARLVDIFNENNYKWTWIYFNLITCWTFTTFIPNKDERYIACTIPLIILLLGFGFTKWSDWLDTYFKLNSYILLFIPAVSFLFSNSINKFNTLQNIASKYYPVKDILSIVRSDQTIDKKETVIVVPSTPEINQHNVSYFGRMQGGNILGRQLGQSLLHIEPVLKYSNWIILADGDQGSVPSNSLVLDKAIRDSSLFIQVQEFPREKEGSYTLWKRRSSSFNPNEFHNRFIELAKGMEKGPLGIKLIFDEIEIEHMLDGHLKYQSIVRDKALSKISSDPENVESLWSLSLLKILSNRPYEADIYLRNLEILLPNNPWPSAYRIIVNFASWNPWKASLIADKANKRNPNYFLKSLSDISAIFRGSFWRLKSALNSVPNAIKSVDESLKPIEK encoded by the coding sequence ATGCTTATTAAGAAAAATATTAATCACTCTAAATATATTTTTTGGATTTCAATTTTATGTATATGGATTCTTTCGACCATAATTGATCGTATTTGGTGGAATTTATATAGCATTACTCCTTCATGGGATCAGGCTGACTATCTCAATAGTGCTATTGACCATGCCCGTGCACTCTCTTTTTTGGGAGCAGATGGAGCTTCAGACTTTAATTCTTTACTAGATAAATCGCCAAAAATTCCTCCTTTGGCTTCAATAATCAATGGAGCCGTAATTGCCTTTGCTGGTGATGCTCCTCATCAGGCGGCCTGGTCCTTAAGTTTTTGGAATGGATTCTTTATCTTTAATATTGCTTCGTGGGGACTTTATTTGAGTGGGAAAAAACTTGGACTTTTTTGTGTTCTTATTAGTGCATGTTCTCCTTTCTTATTTAATCTAAGAACTGATTATTTATTGGAGTTACCTTTAATTTCCGCTATTACATTTTATTTATTTCATCTAGGAAGGTGGAGTGATAAATCAATCGGAGGTAAATGGATTCAATTGATAATTGCTACTTTCGCATGCTCTTTTTCTTTATTGATTAAGCAAAGTTCTTTATTAGTTATCATACCTTCCTTATTATTTGTCTTTGTGCTTTCTTTTAAAAGAGATAAAAAATTTCGATTACAATTTTTATGCTTAGTTCTTATCAATATTTTAGCAATTTTACCTTGGTTTTTTCACAATTGGATAATGATATTAAGTGGAACTTATAGAGCTGTTTTTGAATCGGCGGCGATAGAAGGTGATCCTTCTATTTTAGGTTTTAAAAGTATTTTCTGGTATTTCCCATATTTAGATAATCAGTTTGGAAGTATTATTTTCTTTTTTGGATTGTCAGGAATACTATTTGCATTTTTAACCTATGTAAGATCTTTTAGATCTCAAGCAAGATTAGTCGATATTTTTAATGAGAATAATTATAAATGGACATGGATTTATTTTAATTTAATAACATGCTGGACTTTTACAACTTTCATTCCTAACAAGGATGAAAGATATATAGCATGTACAATCCCGTTAATTATTTTACTGCTAGGCTTTGGATTTACTAAGTGGAGTGATTGGCTAGATACTTATTTTAAATTAAACTCTTATATTTTATTATTTATTCCTGCTGTCAGTTTTCTATTTTCCAATTCTATTAATAAGTTTAACACTTTACAAAATATTGCAAGTAAATATTATCCTGTTAAAGATATTTTATCGATAGTTAGATCTGATCAGACTATCGATAAAAAAGAAACAGTTATTGTTGTTCCAAGCACCCCTGAAATTAATCAGCATAATGTAAGCTATTTTGGAAGAATGCAAGGTGGAAATATTTTAGGCAGACAACTTGGGCAATCTCTTTTGCATATAGAACCAGTGCTTAAATACTCTAATTGGATTATTTTGGCAGACGGAGATCAAGGCTCAGTTCCAAGTAATTCACTAGTTCTAGACAAAGCGATTAGAGATAGTTCTCTTTTTATACAAGTTCAAGAATTTCCTAGAGAAAAAGAAGGAAGCTATACTCTTTGGAAGCGAAGATCAAGTTCATTTAATCCAAATGAATTTCATAATAGATTTATTGAACTAGCAAAGGGGATGGAGAAAGGTCCATTAGGTATTAAATTGATTTTTGATGAAATAGAAATAGAACATATGCTTGATGGGCATTTAAAATATCAAAGTATAGTTAGAGATAAGGCATTATCCAAAATAAGTTCAGACCCTGAAAATGTTGAATCTTTATGGTCCTTATCGCTTTTGAAGATATTATCGAATAGACCTTATGAAGCTGATATTTATTTAAGAAATTTAGAAATCTTGTTGCCAAATAATCCTTGGCCAAGTGCTTATAGAATAATAGTTAACTTTGCCTCTTGGAATCCTTGGAAGGCCTCATTAATAGCCGATAAAGCTAATAAAAGAAATCCAAATTACTTTCTAAAAAGTTTGAGTGATATAAGTGCAATTTTTAGGGGATCCTTTTGGCGATTAAAGTCTGCTTTAAATAGTGTTCCGAATGCAATAAAAAGTGTTGATGAATCTCTAAAACCAATAGAAAAATAG
- a CDS encoding RNA recognition motif-containing protein: MTTTNKPLKICGTSANDALIDQLRACKNTDEILKFEKWFNSNIESDKLYKRICELLKNRSISRALGSKWLLTLIEDRENTITNLSIE; the protein is encoded by the coding sequence ATGACTACGACTAATAAACCATTAAAGATTTGTGGTACGAGTGCTAACGATGCACTTATCGATCAATTGAGAGCTTGTAAAAACACAGATGAAATTCTGAAATTCGAGAAATGGTTCAATTCCAATATTGAATCTGACAAACTTTATAAAAGAATTTGTGAACTATTAAAAAATAGAAGTATATCTAGAGCATTAGGTTCAAAATGGCTCCTAACACTCATTGAAGATAGAGAAAATACAATAACTAACTTGTCGATAGAATAA
- the nrdJ gene encoding ribonucleoside-triphosphate reductase, adenosylcobalamin-dependent: protein MTIATSQPETNNSASGKENDTTDFPITAPAANPVFYRTYSRKLPAGRESWEQVNARNLDGLKKLGGLNEAEINLMQRMQQEKKALPSGRWLWIGGTEWIEKEKNFSGAYNCTSTNLVDWQAFGLMMDLAMMGCGTGAIIEPHLIDQLPEVRNTIHIANVTEIGLTPSEERNEKTTFSIKDNNVLIKVGDSRRGWVDSYQKILELSSDNSFNSKVVNVSIDLKDVRPAGESLKGFGGMANPVKLKDLYPRVATLLNKAVGRKLTSIECCLLIDEAAVTIVAGNIRRSAGMRQFSSQDLEAAGAKENLWKQDSEGNWSIDPEKDALRMANHTRVYHTKPELKVLVDAVIKQFHSGEGAIQFAPEAIARSNADILSTVELRNEFIEIYCDQGKEEASKWIQSNYGPFDDKELFHRLSRYGLNPCGEILGSDFHCNLAEIHLNQIDPLDINQQEDAFKAAALSVACLLNHRFEVERYRKSREWDPIVGVSFTGLFDFFVHAFGTPWLKWWEAGRPETKEGNDFKLKEATFLSRWRKIVNDTVWEYCDRHNIRRPSRCTTVQPAGTKSLLTGASPGWHPPKAQRFIRRITFRKNDPVALACMDYGYTIVPSQSDKDENGKLLDNPFDPKCTEWLVEIPTEVSWANIPGADEIDINNFSALAQFDFYMQVQTNYTDHNTSATIEFRENEIEGLAKALYSSISENKGYISAALLARFDANATFPRLPFEPIDEECYTKMQSEVIKRRDTCDFFEALSRYDQGELTEAGPAGCDSDKCLLPLAKPS from the coding sequence TTGACAATTGCAACTAGTCAGCCCGAAACCAATAATTCAGCATCGGGTAAAGAAAATGATACGACTGATTTTCCAATAACTGCACCTGCAGCCAATCCTGTCTTTTACAGAACTTATAGTAGGAAACTTCCAGCTGGTCGTGAAAGCTGGGAACAAGTAAATGCTAGAAACCTAGATGGTCTAAAGAAGCTTGGGGGACTAAACGAAGCAGAAATAAATTTAATGCAAAGAATGCAACAAGAAAAAAAAGCTCTTCCATCAGGTCGATGGCTTTGGATAGGGGGAACAGAATGGATTGAAAAAGAGAAGAATTTTTCTGGAGCCTACAATTGCACCTCAACGAATCTTGTTGATTGGCAAGCCTTTGGACTTATGATGGATTTAGCCATGATGGGTTGCGGAACAGGGGCGATAATTGAACCACACTTAATTGATCAACTGCCAGAAGTTAGAAATACAATTCACATTGCAAATGTTACAGAAATTGGATTAACCCCTTCTGAAGAAAGAAATGAAAAAACTACATTTTCTATTAAAGATAATAATGTACTCATAAAAGTTGGGGATAGTAGACGTGGATGGGTTGATAGCTATCAAAAAATCCTTGAATTAAGCAGTGACAATAGCTTCAATTCTAAAGTTGTTAATGTATCTATTGATTTAAAAGATGTAAGGCCAGCGGGTGAATCACTCAAAGGTTTCGGAGGCATGGCGAACCCTGTAAAACTCAAAGATTTATACCCGCGCGTAGCAACTCTTCTAAACAAAGCAGTAGGAAGAAAACTAACTTCAATTGAATGTTGTCTGCTTATCGACGAAGCAGCCGTAACAATCGTTGCTGGCAACATCAGAAGGAGTGCAGGTATGCGCCAATTTTCTTCGCAAGATTTAGAAGCAGCTGGTGCTAAAGAAAATTTATGGAAGCAAGACTCAGAGGGGAATTGGAGTATTGACCCAGAGAAGGATGCATTAAGAATGGCTAACCATACTCGTGTTTACCACACCAAACCTGAGTTAAAAGTTCTTGTCGATGCGGTTATTAAACAATTTCATTCAGGAGAGGGAGCTATTCAATTTGCACCAGAGGCAATTGCTCGCTCAAATGCTGACATACTTTCAACAGTAGAACTCAGGAATGAATTTATAGAGATCTATTGTGACCAAGGTAAAGAAGAAGCTTCCAAATGGATTCAATCAAATTATGGTCCATTTGATGATAAAGAGCTTTTTCACAGACTCAGTAGATATGGTCTAAATCCTTGCGGAGAAATTCTAGGTTCAGATTTTCACTGTAATCTTGCAGAAATCCATCTTAATCAAATTGATCCATTAGACATAAATCAACAAGAGGATGCTTTCAAAGCAGCCGCTTTGTCAGTAGCCTGTCTCCTTAATCATCGATTCGAAGTAGAGCGGTACAGAAAAAGTCGCGAATGGGATCCCATTGTTGGGGTTAGCTTCACAGGACTTTTTGACTTTTTTGTTCATGCCTTTGGGACTCCATGGCTAAAATGGTGGGAGGCGGGACGACCTGAGACAAAAGAAGGAAATGATTTCAAACTCAAAGAAGCTACTTTTTTGAGTCGATGGAGGAAGATCGTCAACGATACAGTTTGGGAGTATTGTGATAGACATAATATTCGCCGTCCAAGTCGTTGTACAACAGTTCAACCTGCGGGTACAAAAAGTCTTCTAACAGGGGCTTCGCCAGGTTGGCATCCTCCAAAAGCTCAGCGTTTTATCAGAAGGATTACGTTTAGGAAGAACGATCCAGTCGCATTAGCTTGCATGGATTATGGATACACAATCGTCCCTTCTCAGTCAGATAAAGATGAAAATGGAAAACTACTAGACAATCCATTTGATCCAAAATGTACTGAGTGGCTAGTTGAAATACCTACTGAGGTAAGTTGGGCAAACATTCCTGGTGCGGATGAAATAGATATCAATAACTTCTCAGCTCTTGCACAATTTGATTTTTATATGCAAGTTCAAACAAACTATACAGACCACAACACCTCTGCCACTATTGAATTCAGAGAAAATGAGATAGAGGGTTTAGCTAAAGCTCTTTATAGCTCAATCAGTGAAAATAAAGGTTATATTTCAGCGGCATTGCTAGCCAGGTTTGATGCAAATGCAACCTTCCCCAGACTTCCTTTTGAACCTATTGATGAAGAATGCTACACAAAAATGCAATCAGAGGTCATAAAAAGAAGAGACACTTGTGATTTCTTTGAAGCTCTTAGTCGATATGATCAAGGGGAGCTTACTGAAGCAGGTCCAGCAGGTTGCGATTCTGATAAATGCTTACTTCCACTGGCCAAACCGTCTTAA
- a CDS encoding class I SAM-dependent methyltransferase: MNRTPEPELMQSPSQVRAYADADFSRSDSMVVKSLEKYLKKVGRTFNKTDLIFDIACGPGNISERIAKNWPFVNVVGIDGSKEMLDEAEKKLSKNITKNLSYQLIEINSIAKGETHFPFKADVIVSNSALHHFHYPYRFWGALKKLGRTKCIHVHRDLIRPTSEEKAFEIQEKHLSNSPEILKKDFYASLKASFTVDEVNQQLIDAGLSQLEVFQVDELYFEIIGCT; encoded by the coding sequence ATGAATCGAACGCCGGAACCAGAGCTCATGCAAAGCCCTTCGCAGGTAAGGGCTTACGCGGATGCAGATTTCTCTAGGAGTGATTCTATGGTGGTTAAATCGCTTGAAAAATATTTAAAAAAAGTAGGAAGAACTTTTAATAAAACTGATTTAATTTTTGATATAGCATGTGGACCAGGCAATATTTCAGAGAGAATTGCCAAAAATTGGCCTTTCGTAAATGTTGTGGGAATTGATGGCTCAAAAGAAATGTTGGATGAAGCAGAAAAGAAACTTTCCAAAAATATTACGAAGAATCTCTCTTATCAATTGATTGAAATTAATTCAATAGCCAAAGGTGAAACACATTTTCCTTTTAAAGCTGATGTAATTGTCAGTAATAGTGCCTTGCATCATTTTCATTATCCTTATAGGTTCTGGGGTGCATTAAAAAAACTTGGTAGAACCAAGTGCATTCATGTTCATCGTGATTTAATAAGGCCTACTTCTGAAGAAAAAGCATTTGAGATACAAGAAAAACATCTTTCAAATTCCCCAGAAATTCTAAAAAAGGATTTTTATGCATCTCTCAAGGCATCATTTACAGTTGATGAAGTAAATCAACAGTTAATTGATGCAGGGTTATCTCAATTAGAGGTCTTTCAAGTTGATGAGCTTTATTTTGAGATTATTGGGTGTACTTAA
- a CDS encoding peptide chain release factor 3 produces the protein MKSTPQDKTNLDPNLVEELTVSLSKEVSKRRNFAIISHPDAGKTTLTEKLLLYGGAIQQAGAVKARGEQRKVTSDWMELEKQRGISITSTVLQFAYKDKTINLLDTPGHQDFSEDTYRTLAAADNAVMLEDAAKGLEPQTRKLFEVCRMRQIPIFTFINKMDRPGQEPLELLDEIESELGLLTFAVNWPIGSGELFRGVVERATKEVVLFSRAERGKQSNEIRLKINDPELKNLVEEELLTKALEEIEILDEAGCDLNQELILSGELTPVFFGSAMTNFGVRPFLDNFLDLSQGPVARNSFDGPIVPTRESFSGFVFKLQANMDPKHRDRVAFVRVCSGRFEKDMTVQHARTGKQIRLSRPQKIFGQDRAVVDDAYPGDVIGLNNPGMFSIGDTLFIGPRVEFEGIPCFSPEIFSWLRNPNPSAFKNFRKGVNELREEGAVQILYDKDQSKRDPILAAVGQLQLEVVQHRLASEYGVETRLEPMGYQVARWVKGGWPALDEVGRIFNCKTVQDAWLRPVLLFKNEWNLNQLKEDHPEMELNSVAPVVSGVDPVSL, from the coding sequence ATGAAATCAACTCCCCAAGACAAGACAAATTTAGATCCAAATTTAGTAGAAGAATTAACTGTATCTTTAAGTAAAGAGGTTAGTAAAAGAAGAAATTTTGCGATTATTTCCCACCCTGATGCAGGGAAAACTACTTTGACAGAAAAACTTTTACTTTATGGCGGAGCTATTCAACAGGCAGGAGCAGTAAAAGCAAGAGGAGAACAGAGAAAAGTTACTTCTGATTGGATGGAGCTTGAAAAACAACGAGGCATATCAATTACATCGACTGTTTTACAATTTGCTTATAAAGATAAGACGATAAATTTATTAGATACCCCTGGCCACCAAGACTTCTCGGAAGATACGTATAGGACACTTGCCGCTGCTGATAATGCTGTAATGCTTGAGGATGCAGCAAAAGGTCTTGAACCTCAAACAAGGAAGCTTTTTGAGGTTTGCAGAATGCGTCAGATACCAATTTTTACATTCATCAACAAGATGGATAGGCCAGGTCAAGAACCGCTGGAATTATTAGATGAGATTGAGTCTGAATTAGGGTTATTGACCTTTGCAGTTAATTGGCCAATAGGTAGTGGTGAGCTTTTTAGAGGTGTTGTTGAGCGTGCTACCAAAGAAGTTGTTCTATTTTCTAGAGCGGAAAGAGGGAAGCAATCTAATGAAATAAGGTTAAAAATCAATGATCCTGAACTTAAAAACTTAGTCGAAGAAGAACTATTGACAAAAGCACTTGAAGAGATTGAGATCCTAGATGAGGCTGGTTGTGACTTAAATCAAGAATTAATCTTGTCTGGCGAATTAACTCCTGTGTTTTTTGGATCTGCAATGACCAACTTCGGGGTTAGGCCATTTTTAGATAATTTTCTTGATCTTTCTCAGGGACCTGTCGCTCGAAATAGCTTTGATGGGCCAATCGTTCCTACAAGAGAATCATTTAGTGGATTTGTATTTAAATTACAAGCAAATATGGATCCAAAACATAGGGATAGAGTTGCTTTCGTGCGTGTATGTAGTGGGAGGTTTGAAAAAGATATGACAGTTCAACACGCCAGGACAGGTAAACAAATCAGACTCTCAAGACCCCAAAAGATTTTCGGTCAAGATAGGGCTGTTGTTGATGATGCTTATCCTGGGGATGTTATTGGTTTGAATAATCCGGGGATGTTTTCTATTGGAGATACTTTATTTATTGGACCGAGAGTCGAATTCGAGGGCATCCCATGTTTTAGCCCCGAGATATTTAGTTGGTTAAGAAATCCAAATCCTTCAGCTTTTAAAAACTTTAGGAAAGGGGTCAATGAATTAAGAGAGGAGGGAGCAGTCCAAATTCTTTACGATAAAGATCAAAGCAAAAGAGATCCAATTTTGGCCGCAGTTGGTCAGCTTCAGCTTGAGGTGGTACAGCATCGACTTGCTAGTGAATATGGGGTGGAAACTCGGCTTGAACCAATGGGTTATCAAGTCGCCAGATGGGTAAAAGGGGGATGGCCTGCTTTGGACGAGGTTGGAAGAATTTTTAATTGCAAAACGGTTCAAGATGCTTGGCTTAGACCAGTACTGCTTTTTAAGAATGAATGGAATCTTAATCAGTTAAAGGAAGATCATCCTGAAATGGAATTAAACTCAGTTGCTCCGGTTGTTAGTGGTGTTGATCCTGTTTCTCTCTAA
- a CDS encoding CPP1-like family protein, with translation MDLGSNSQSNSNSQDPYLILGINEGASFDAIQEARDKKLKEVGDDQITKAKIEAAYDSLLMVSLKSRQLGNASNEAINASKKENEAKKVGDIGPGSLLTRLKNLNLPKYEASTSNFLPSLELPSGQELNIRISLGILAFLLVLIVPSESVELILSFSTIGLFISQSRRGRPFFSSVIWCILLLSIGLLSGALLMGGAQSFIDNAGSLSSDKFEAIPAVFLLWLGVVFLD, from the coding sequence ATGGATCTTGGTAGCAATTCACAATCAAATTCAAACTCACAAGATCCATATTTGATACTTGGAATAAATGAAGGTGCAAGTTTTGATGCTATTCAAGAAGCAAGAGATAAAAAGTTAAAAGAGGTTGGTGATGATCAAATTACTAAAGCAAAAATAGAAGCTGCTTATGATTCATTGCTAATGGTAAGTCTTAAGTCAAGACAACTTGGTAATGCAAGTAACGAGGCAATAAATGCATCAAAGAAAGAAAATGAAGCCAAGAAAGTTGGTGATATAGGACCTGGTTCGCTCCTCACTAGGTTGAAGAATTTAAATCTTCCTAAATACGAGGCTTCAACATCTAACTTTTTACCAAGCTTAGAGTTGCCCTCGGGACAAGAATTAAATATACGGATATCTCTTGGAATATTGGCCTTTTTACTAGTTTTAATTGTGCCTTCTGAAAGTGTTGAATTAATACTTTCATTTTCAACAATAGGTTTATTCATTAGTCAGTCTCGTAGAGGAAGACCTTTCTTTTCTTCTGTCATCTGGTGCATTCTTCTGCTTAGCATTGGACTTTTATCAGGTGCATTACTTATGGGGGGTGCCCAATCATTTATTGATAACGCTGGATCATTATCTTCAGACAAATTTGAGGCGATACCTGCAGTATTTTTGCTTTGGTTAGGAGTGGTTTTCCTTGATTAA